A portion of the Tamandua tetradactyla isolate mTamTet1 chromosome 16, mTamTet1.pri, whole genome shotgun sequence genome contains these proteins:
- the BCL2L12 gene encoding bcl-2-like protein 12 isoform X2 — protein sequence MAGSEELGLRDDTLRVLAAFLKQGEVSGSPVTAAPRSPTQEQPADFLSRLRRCLPCPLGRGDVPPDSPRPCSLPLRPCYSSGPGPATPDFYALVAQRLEQLVQEQLRSPPSPELQGPPLTEKEALLRRLVALLEEEAEVINEKLASDPALRRKLARLSAASFARLVELFSSRGSGPGPAHASQPCPGPPPPSPEPLARLALALELSRRVAHLGGTLAGLSVEHVHSFAPWIQAHGGWEGLLAISPVDLNLPLD from the exons ATGGCAGGCTCAGAGGAGTTGGGGCTCCGGGATGACACACTGAGGGTCCTAGCCGCCTTCCTTAAGCAGGGCGAGGTGTCTGGGTCCCCCGTTACAGCTGCACCCAG GAGTCCCACCCAGGAGCAGCCAGCCGACTTCCTGAGCCGCCTTCGCCGATGCCTTCCCTGCCCCCTAGGGCGAGGAGACGTTCCCCCTGACTCCCCTCGGCCTTGCTCCCTGCCCCTCCGCCCCTGCTACAGTTCAGGGCCTG GCCCGGCTACTCCAGACTTCTATGCCCTGGTGGCCCAGCGGTTGGAACAGCTGGTCCAAGAGCAACTTAGATCCCCACCTAGCCCAG AGTTACAGGGTCCCCCACTCACGGAGAAAGAAGCCCTGCTGCGGAGGCTGGTGGCCTTGCTGGAGGAGGAGGCTGAAGTCATCAACGAGAAG CTGGCCTCGGACCCCGCCCTGCGCCGCAAACTGGCCCGCCTCTCCGCCGCCTCTTTCGCGCGCCTCGTGGAGCTCTTTTCCAGCCGCGGGAGCGGCCCGGGCCCCGCACATGCCTCGCAGCCGTGCCCCGGACCCCCTCCGCCCTCCCCGGAGCCCCTGGCgcgcctggccctggccctggagCTGAGCCGGCGCGTGGCCCACCTGGGGGGCACCCTGGCGGGACTCAGCGTGGAGCACGTGCACAGCTTTGCGCCCTGGATCCAGGCCCACGGGGGCTGG GAAGGTCTCCTGGCCATCTCCCCTGTGGACTTGAACTTACCCCTGGACTGA
- the SCAF1 gene encoding splicing factor, arginine/serine-rich 19 produces MEEEDESRGKTEESGEDRGDGPPDRDPTLSPSAFILRAIQQAVGSSLQGDLPNDKDGSRSHGLRWRRCRSPRSEPRAQESGGTDTATVLDVAADSFLAGLVSVLDPPDTWVPSRLDLQPGESEDMLELVAEVRIGDRDSIPLPMPSLLPRLRAWRTSKTVSSQAHSSRPTCARHLLTLGTGDGGPAPPPAPSSASSSPSPSPSSSSPSPPPPPPPPAPPAPPAPRFDIYDPFHPTDEAYSPPPAPEQKYDPFEPTGSNPSSSAGTPSPEEEEEEEEEEEEEEEEEEEEEEGLSQSISRISETLAGIYDDNSLSQDFPGDESPHLDPQPPQPAPAPGTPPQADSTRADGTTRRRVFVVGTEAEACREGTVSVEVVTAGGVTFPPALLPPTDSEIEEGEIVQPEEEPRAALSSLFRSGSRATRPPPVTSATPATQPPPPPPAARAPEGDDFLSLHAESDGEGALQVDLGEPTPAPPPADTRWGSLDLRRKILTQRRERYRQRSPSPAAPTAPTPPGQPTRKKSKREHKRGSGGEAKEASSSCSTQPALLPPTASWDSKKHRSRDRKPSSHTSSSARRRSRSRSARRRSRSRSRSNERRRGGSRRSRSREKRRRRRRSASPPPATSSSSSSRRERHRGKHRDGGGSKKKKKRSRSRGEKRSGGGGDKALAPAQQPLGPASGGERDSRRRGAVPPSIQDLTDHDLLAIKRTITVGRPDKVEPRGSSPAPTSSPRREVMYDSEGLSGEERGGKGCEKDRRRSGAASSSSSSREKGSRRKALDGGDRERDRDRSSKKARAPKEAAPPSGPPPKTPISSGSGSSSSSSSCSSRKVKLQSKVAVLIREGVSSTTPAKEAASASLGSIGVKFSRDRESRSPFLKPDERAPAEVAKVAPGSTKPKKTKVKAKAGAKKAKGTKGKTKPSKTRKKVRSSGSAGGSGGPGMLKKSKADSCSQAAGVKGAEETSWSGEERAAKAPSTPPPKAAPPPPALTPDSQTVDSSCKTPEVSFLPEEAIEEVGGCGGIEEEEEEEEEEEEEEEQQPATTTATSTATAAPSTAPSAGSTAGDSGAEDGPAPRVSQLPTLPPPIPWNLPAGVDCTTSGVLALTALLFKMEEANLASRAKAQELIQATNQILSHRKPPSSLGVTPTPMPPSLGLPSGPSSYLLPGSLPLGGCGSTPPTPTGLAATSDKREGSSSSEGRGDTDKYLKKLHTQERAVEEVKLAIKPYYQKKDITKEEYKDILRKAVHKICHSKSGEINPVKVSNLVRAYVQRYRYFRKHGRKPGDPPGPPRPSKEPGPPDKGGPGLPLPPL; encoded by the exons ATGGAGGAGGAAGATGAGTCTCGAGGGAAGACGGAGGAGTCGGGGGAGGATCGAGGTGATGGCCCGCCAGACAGAGACCCCACGCTTTCTCCTTCTGCCTTTATCCTG CGGGCCATTCAGCAGGCTGTGGGAAGTTCCCTGCAAGGGGATCTGCCGAATGATAAAG ATGGCTCTCGGAGTCATGGCCTTCGATGGAGGCGCTGCCGGAGCCCACGGTCAGAGCCCCGCGCCCAGGAATCAGGGGGGACTGATACGGCTACT GTGTTGGACGTGGCCGCAGACAGCTTCCTCGCGGGGCTGGTGAGCGTCCTGGATCCCCCAGACACTTGGGTTCCCAGCCGCTTGGATCTGCAGCCTGGCGA AAGCGAGGACATGCTTGAGTTGGTAGCTGAGGTCCGAATCGGAGACAGGGATTCCATTCCTCTGCCTATGCCCAGCTTGCTGCCCCGTCTCAGGGCCTGGAGGACGAGCAAAACGG TTTCTTCACAGGCCCACTCTTCTCGACCCACTTGTGCCCGCCACCTCCTTACATTGGGCACTGGAGATGggggccctgccccaccccctgccccctcctctgCATCCTCCtcgccttccccctccccctcatcatcctccccttccccacctccccccccacctccccctgcccccccggCCCCTCCTGCACCCCGGTTTGACATCTATGACCCTTTCCACCCCACCGATGAGGCCTATTCCCCACCACCCGCTCCGGAGCAGAAGTACGACCCCTTTGAGCCCACCGGCTCCAACCCTAGCTCGTCAGCCGGGACCCCCTCacccgaggaggaggaggaggaggaggaagaggaggaagaggaagaggaggaagaggaggaggaggaagaaggccTGTCCCAGAGCATCAGCCGCATCTCAGAAACGCTGGCGGGCATCTATGATGACAACAGCCTGAGCCAGGACTTTCCAGGTGACGAGAGCCCCCACCTGGACCCCCAGCCCCCACAGCCAGCGCCAGCCCCTGGAACCCCGCCCCAGGCAGACTCCACGCGGGCTGATGGAACCACCCGTCGGCGTGTCTTTGTGGTGGGCACGGAGGCAGAAGCCTGTCGGGAAGGCACGGTCTCAGTGGAGGTCGTGACGGCAGGTGGTGTCACATTCCCACCCGCACTGCTGCCCCCCACTGACTCGGAGATCGAGGAGGGCGAGATTGTGCAGCCTGAGGAGGAGCCCAGGGCTGCCCTCTCCTCGCTTTTCCGGTCTGGCAGCCGGGCCACCCGGCCTCCCCCTGTGACCTCGGCCACCCCTGCCACCcaacccccgcccccacctcctgCTGCCCGGGCACCTGAGGGGGACGACTTCCTGTCTCTCCACGCCGAGTCAGATGGTGAGGGAGCTCTGCAGGTGGACCTTGGGgagcccacccctgccccacccccggCCGACACCCGCTGGGGCAGCCTGGACCTGCGGCGCAAGATTCTGACCCAACGGCGGGAGCGCTACCGCCAGCGCTCACCCTCCCCGGCCGCCCCCACCGCCCCCACGCCCCCAGGCCAGCCCACCCGCAAAAAGTCCAAGCGGGAACACAAGCGTGGTAGTGGTGGGGAGGCGAAGGAGGCCTCATCCTCCTGCAGCACCCAGCCCGCCCTGCTGCCCCCCACTGCCTCCTGGGACTCCAAGAAGCACCGGTCCCGGGACCGCAAACCCAGTTCACACACCTCGTCTTCTGCCCGCCGCCGCTCCCGCTCCCGCTCCGCCCGCCGCCGCTCCCGCTCCCGCTCCCGCAGCAATGAGCGCCGCCGGGGTGGCAGCCGGAGGTCCCGGTCCCGGGAgaagcggcggcggcggcggcgctcaGCCTCCCCACCCCCGGCCACCTCCTCCTCGTCGTCCTCCAGGCGTGAGCGGCACCGCGGCAAGCATCGGGACGGTGGCGGcagcaagaagaagaagaagcgaTCGAGGTCCCGGGGTGAGAAGCGGTCAGGGGGCGGCGGGGACAAGGCCCTGGCTCCTGCCCAGCAGCCCCTGGGCCCCGCCTCAGGCGGGGAGCGCGACAGCCGCCGCCGGGGGGCCGTGCCACCCTCCATCCAGGACCTCACGGACCATGACCTTCTCGCCATCAAGCGGACCATCACGGTGGGCCGGCCCGACAAGGTGGAACCCCGAGGCTCCTCACCTGCGCCCACCTCATCACCCAGGCGCGAGGTCATGTACGACTCGGAGGGACTAAGCGGCGAGGAGCGGGGCGGCAAGGGCTGCGAGAAGGACCGGCGCCGGTCCGGGGCTGCCTCCTCATCCTCTTCCTCCCGGGAGAAGGGGTCACGGCGCAAAGCGTTGGACGGGGGTGACCGAGAAAGGGACAGGGACAGGTCCTCCAAGAAAGCCCGGGCCCCCAAGGAGGCGGCACCCCCCTCAGGGCCCCCGCCAAAGACCCCAATCAGCAGCGGCTCAGGCTCCTCTTCGTCGTCGTCCTCCTGTTCCTCCCGGAAGGTGAAGCTGCAGTCCAAGGTGGCCGTGCTGATCCGCGAGGGCGTCAGCAGCACCACCCCCGCCAAGGAGGCCGCGTCTGCCAGCCTGGGCTCCATTGGTGTCAAGTTCAGCCGCGACCGTGAGAGCCGCTCTCCCTTCCTCAAGCCCGACGAGCGGGCCCCGGCCGAGGTGGCCAAAGTGGCTCCGGGCAGCACCAAACCCAAAAAGACCAAGGTCAAGGCCAAGGCTGGGGCCAAGAAAGCCAAGGGGACCAAGGGGAAGACCAAGCCGTCCAAGACCAGGAAAAAGGTGCGCAGCAGTGGGAGTGCCGGGGGCAGCGGTGGTCCCGGGATGCTGAAGAAGTCCAAGGCAGACAGCTGCAGCCAGGCCGCTGGGGTCAAGGGCGCCGAGGAGACATCCTGGTCTGGCGAGGAGCGGGCAGCCAAGGCCCCCAGCACTCCACCCCCCAAGGCAGCCCCTCCGCCCCCTGCACTCACCCCGGACTCCCAGACTGTGGACAGCAGCTGCAAGACGCCTGAGGTCTCCTTCCTGCCCGAGGAGGCCATTGAGGAGGTTGGGGGTTGTGGTGGgatagaagaggaggaggaggaggaagaggaggaggaagaggaggaggagcagcagcctgccaccaccactgccaccagcACAGCCACAGCTGCCCCGAGCACTGCCCCAAGTGCGGGGTCCACGGCTGGTGATTCCGGGGCGGAGGACGGACCGGCCCCCCGCGTCTCCCAGCTGCCCACGCTGCCTCCACCCATTCCCTGGAACCTGCCAGCTGGTGTAGACTGCACCACCAGTGGCGTCCTGGCCT TGACCGCACTTCTCTTCAAGATGGAAGAAGCCAACTTGGCCAGCCGAGCAAAGGCCCAGGAGCTGATCCAGGCCACCAACCAG ATCCTCAGCCACAGGAAACCACCCTCAAGTCTGGGGGTGACACCAACTCCTATGCCCCCCTCGCTGGGTCTGCCCTCTGGCCCCTCTAGCTACCTGCTTCCTGGCAGCCTACCTCTCGGGGGCTGTGGCTCTACTCCTCCCACACCAACGGGATTGGCTGCAACATCCGACAAGAGAGAAGGCAGCAGCAGCTCCGAGGGTCGTGGGGACACAGACAAG TATCTGAAGAAGCTGCACACGCAGGAGCGGGCAGTGGAGGAGGTGAAGCTGGCTATCAAGCCTTACTACCAGAAGAAGGACATCACCAAGGAGGAGTATAAAGACATCCTGAGGAAGGCCGTTCACAAG ATCTGCCACAGCAAGAGCGGGGAGATCAACCCCGTGAAGGTGAGCAACCTGGTGCGCGCCTACGTCCAGCGCTACCGCTACTTCCGCAAGCACGGCCGCAAGCCCGGAGACCCACCAGGGCCCCCACGGCCGTCCAAGGAGCCTGGACCCCCCGACAAGGGTGGCCCAGGCTtgcccctgccccctctctga
- the IRF3 gene encoding interferon regulatory factor 3 — MSAQKPRILPWLRVQLDLGQLEGVAWVDASRTRFRIPWKHGLRQDAQQEDFRIFQAWAEASGAYTPGKDKEDRPTWKRNFRSALNRKEDLRVVEDRSKDPLDPHKIYEFVNAGVGHSPEPNASPDTNGRDSIPNIQEDILEELLGDMILAPLPDGGPLGLAVAPEPPPQLPLSPCLDIHAPCPNSEAPENPLRGLLLTEDEWEFEVTVFYRGRQTLQETVFCPGGLRLVGSEPEDLALPGQRIRLPDPERALTDQGTVCYVRRVLSCLGGGLALWRAGQRLWARRLGQCHVYWAMGEELLPDSKHRPGGEVPKNMDGSVFDLRPFVADLIAFTEQSRRSPRYTLWFCLGESWPQEDQPWVKKLVMVKVVPTCLRALLDIARVGGASSLENTVDLHISNSQPLSLTSSQLKVCLQDLVEKMDWQAMGEA, encoded by the exons ATGAGCGCCCAAAAGCCGCGGATCCTGCCCTGGCTGCGTGTGCAGCTCGACCTGGGGCAGCTGGAGGGCGTGGCCTGGGTGGACGCGAGCCGCACGCGCTTCCGCATCCCCTGGAAGCACGGCCTGCGGCAGGATGCGCAGCAGGAGGACTTCCGCATCTTCCAG GCCTGGGCTGAAGCTAGCGGCGCTTACACTCCTGGGAAAGATAAGGAAGACCGGCCCACCTGGAAGAGGAACTTCCGGTCGGCTCTGAACCGAAAGGAGGATTTGCGTGTTGTGGAAGACCGGAGCAAGGACCCCCTCGACCCACACAAGATCTATGAGTTTGTCAACGCAG GAGTAGGGCACTCTCCTGAGCCGAATGCATCTCCAGACACCAATGGCAGAGACAGTATCCCAAATATCCAG GAGGACATTTTGGAAGAGTTACTGGGTGATATGATCTTGGCCCCTCTGCCAGATGGGGGCCCCTTGGGCCTGGCTGTGGCCCCTGAGCCACCCCCTCAGCTCCCGCTGAGCCCCTGCTTGGACATCCACGCTCCCTGCCCAAACTCGGAAGCCCCTGAAAACCCACTGAGGGGGCTGTTGCTTACTGAGGACG AGTGGGAGTTCGAGGTGACTGTGTTCTACCGGGGCCGCCAAACCTTGCAGGAGACAGTCTTCTGTCCGGGGGGCCTGCGGCTCGTGGGGTCAGAGCCTGAGGACCTGGCGCTTCCTGGGCAGCGGATAAGACTGCCAGACCCTGAGAGAGCCCTGACGGACCAGGGCACGGTGTGCTATGTGCGGCGCGTGCTGAGCTGCCTGGGAGGAGGCCTGGCCCTGTGGCGGGCAGGACAGCGGCTCTGGGCACGGAGGCTGGGGCAGTGCCATGTGTACTGGGCTATGGGTGAGGAGCTGCTCCCTGACAGCAAGCACCGGCCAGGGGGCGAGGTCCCGAAGAACATGGATGGAAGTGTGTTTGACTTAAGACCCTTTGTGGCAG ATCTGATCGCCTTCACTGAACAAAGCAGACGCTCGCCACGCTACACACTCTGGTTCTGCCTGGGGGAGTCGTGGCCCCAGGAGGACCAGCCATGGGTCAAGAAGCTTGTGATGGTCAAG GTCGTTCCCACGTGCCTCAGGGCCCTGCTGGACATCGCCCGGGTCGGGGGCGCCTCCTCCCTGGAGAACACTGTGGATCTGCATATTTCCAACAGCCAGCCGCTCTCGCTTACCTCCAGCCAGTTAAAGGTCTGCCTCCAGGACCTGGTTGAGAAGATGGATTGGCAGGCCATGGGGGAGGCCTGA
- the RRAS gene encoding ras-related protein R-Ras isoform X2 — MGAGEETGLVSYFVSDYDPTIEDSYTKICTVDGVPARLDILDTAGQEEFGAMREQYMRAGHGFLLVFAINDRQSFNEVSKLFTQILRVKDRDDFPVVLVGNKADLEAQRQVSRSDASAFAASHHVAYFEASAKLRLNVDEAFEQLVRAVRKYQEQELPPSPPSAPRKKDGGCPCVLL; from the exons ATGGGAGCAGGGGAAGAAACTGGACTGGTT TCCTACTTCGTGTCTGACTACGATCCAACTATCGAGGACTCCTACACAAAGATCTGCACCGTGGATGGCGTCCCAGCCCGGCTGGACA TCCTGGACACTGCGGGCCAGGAGGAGTTCGGCGCCATGCGGGAGCAGTACATGCGTGCCGGCCACGGCTTCCTGCTGGTGTTCGCCATTAACGACCGGCAGAG TTTCAACGAGGTGAGCAAGCTCTTCACGCAAATCCTCCGAGTCAAGGACCGTGATGATTTCCCTGTCGTGCTGGTCGGAAACAAGGCGGATCTGGAGGCGCAGCGCCAG gtctcCCGATCTGACGCGTCCGCCTTTGCAGCCTCCCACCACGTGGCCTACTTCGAAGCTTCGGCCAAACTGCGCCTCAACGTGGACGAGGCCTTTGAGCAGCTGGTGCGCGCTGTCCG GAAGTACCAGGAGCAGGAGCTCCCCCCCAGTCCCCCCAGCGCCCCCAGGAAGAAGGACGGGGGCTGCCCCTGTGTCCTCCTGTGA
- the RRAS gene encoding ras-related protein R-Ras isoform X1, with product MSSGAASGTGRGRPRGGGPGPGDPPPSETHKLVVVGGGGVGKSALTIQFIQSYFVSDYDPTIEDSYTKICTVDGVPARLDILDTAGQEEFGAMREQYMRAGHGFLLVFAINDRQSFNEVSKLFTQILRVKDRDDFPVVLVGNKADLEAQRQVSRSDASAFAASHHVAYFEASAKLRLNVDEAFEQLVRAVRKYQEQELPPSPPSAPRKKDGGCPCVLL from the exons ATGAGCAGCGGGGCGGCGTCTGGGACAGGGCGGGGGCGGCCCCGGGGCGGGGGGCCGGGCCCGGGGGACCCCCCACCCAGCGAGACACACAAGCTGGTGGTCGTGGGCGGCGGCGGCGTGGGCAAGAGCGCGCTGACCATCCAGTTCATTCAG TCCTACTTCGTGTCTGACTACGATCCAACTATCGAGGACTCCTACACAAAGATCTGCACCGTGGATGGCGTCCCAGCCCGGCTGGACA TCCTGGACACTGCGGGCCAGGAGGAGTTCGGCGCCATGCGGGAGCAGTACATGCGTGCCGGCCACGGCTTCCTGCTGGTGTTCGCCATTAACGACCGGCAGAG TTTCAACGAGGTGAGCAAGCTCTTCACGCAAATCCTCCGAGTCAAGGACCGTGATGATTTCCCTGTCGTGCTGGTCGGAAACAAGGCGGATCTGGAGGCGCAGCGCCAG gtctcCCGATCTGACGCGTCCGCCTTTGCAGCCTCCCACCACGTGGCCTACTTCGAAGCTTCGGCCAAACTGCGCCTCAACGTGGACGAGGCCTTTGAGCAGCTGGTGCGCGCTGTCCG GAAGTACCAGGAGCAGGAGCTCCCCCCCAGTCCCCCCAGCGCCCCCAGGAAGAAGGACGGGGGCTGCCCCTGTGTCCTCCTGTGA
- the BCL2L12 gene encoding bcl-2-like protein 12 isoform X1, translated as MSADRGEFGTKPSGIGAPMAGSEELGLRDDTLRVLAAFLKQGEVSGSPVTAAPRSPTQEQPADFLSRLRRCLPCPLGRGDVPPDSPRPCSLPLRPCYSSGPGPATPDFYALVAQRLEQLVQEQLRSPPSPELQGPPLTEKEALLRRLVALLEEEAEVINEKLASDPALRRKLARLSAASFARLVELFSSRGSGPGPAHASQPCPGPPPPSPEPLARLALALELSRRVAHLGGTLAGLSVEHVHSFAPWIQAHGGWEGLLAISPVDLNLPLD; from the exons ATGAGCGCAGACCGAGGGGAATTTGGCACGAAGCCCTCAGGGATTG GTGCCCCTATGGCAGGCTCAGAGGAGTTGGGGCTCCGGGATGACACACTGAGGGTCCTAGCCGCCTTCCTTAAGCAGGGCGAGGTGTCTGGGTCCCCCGTTACAGCTGCACCCAG GAGTCCCACCCAGGAGCAGCCAGCCGACTTCCTGAGCCGCCTTCGCCGATGCCTTCCCTGCCCCCTAGGGCGAGGAGACGTTCCCCCTGACTCCCCTCGGCCTTGCTCCCTGCCCCTCCGCCCCTGCTACAGTTCAGGGCCTG GCCCGGCTACTCCAGACTTCTATGCCCTGGTGGCCCAGCGGTTGGAACAGCTGGTCCAAGAGCAACTTAGATCCCCACCTAGCCCAG AGTTACAGGGTCCCCCACTCACGGAGAAAGAAGCCCTGCTGCGGAGGCTGGTGGCCTTGCTGGAGGAGGAGGCTGAAGTCATCAACGAGAAG CTGGCCTCGGACCCCGCCCTGCGCCGCAAACTGGCCCGCCTCTCCGCCGCCTCTTTCGCGCGCCTCGTGGAGCTCTTTTCCAGCCGCGGGAGCGGCCCGGGCCCCGCACATGCCTCGCAGCCGTGCCCCGGACCCCCTCCGCCCTCCCCGGAGCCCCTGGCgcgcctggccctggccctggagCTGAGCCGGCGCGTGGCCCACCTGGGGGGCACCCTGGCGGGACTCAGCGTGGAGCACGTGCACAGCTTTGCGCCCTGGATCCAGGCCCACGGGGGCTGG GAAGGTCTCCTGGCCATCTCCCCTGTGGACTTGAACTTACCCCTGGACTGA